One window of Chloroflexus aggregans DSM 9485 genomic DNA carries:
- a CDS encoding acyltransferase, producing MQNTPSSKIHRIITEELGALQPRLLFIGGLLRLLPRYTASRLRPRLLRLAGCQIGHGTVIMGPMRLHGYGKVQRRLQIGANCVINTDCFFDLNDHITIADHVSLGHEVMILTTSHQISGAEHRAGPLTTAPVRIEEGAWIGARALLLPGIVVGTGSIVAAGSVVTRSVPANTLVGGVPAKPIRSLAG from the coding sequence ATGCAAAACACTCCTTCATCGAAAATCCACCGCATTATCACCGAAGAGCTGGGTGCGTTGCAACCGCGACTCTTGTTCATTGGCGGATTGTTACGGCTGTTACCCCGTTACACCGCTTCTCGGTTGCGCCCGCGTTTGTTGCGCTTAGCCGGTTGTCAGATCGGACATGGCACGGTGATAATGGGGCCGATGCGCCTGCATGGCTACGGCAAGGTGCAACGTCGGTTACAGATTGGGGCAAATTGTGTCATAAACACCGATTGTTTCTTTGATTTGAACGATCATATCACTATTGCCGATCACGTTAGTCTTGGTCATGAAGTCATGATCCTCACGACCTCGCATCAGATTAGTGGGGCTGAGCACCGGGCCGGACCCTTGACCACGGCGCCGGTGCGGATCGAGGAAGGGGCGTGGATTGGGGCACGGGCTTTGCTCTTGCCCGGAATTGTGGTTGGTACCGGCAGCATTGTTGCTGCCGGTAGCGTAGTGACGCGATCGGTACCGGCCAATACACTGGTCGGCGGTGTGCCGGCGAAACCGATCCGTTCTTTGGCCGGATAA
- a CDS encoding GumC domain-containing protein, with protein sequence MVRLIILRLLESFFRRPLLSVAPFVIGVLLGAGYILLSPPEFLSSGKIYIEKDSLLASLTSSKSDASWWVTPAQATTNELYELLATNAFVRAAIQQTKLEPYMSGGPDVVWETFTFFRDTISINPLGDKLVEIRATTDDPELSYQMVVATMDTYLKWKLNTDFQESVAAQKFFEDLIAPYQADVDQARQALIDFLSANPEPVRGDRPPGEQFQLDQLRAALARAEERLSTAQENEESARLALVKNESLIRQTYQIVDQPEIPLRAEFSITTFVKNMIIFVVIGLFLSVSLIGGGALIDRSLRFPIDVRNSLNLPLLAVVPLSWEPLTPTPIATITETDQPTLQAQVQVK encoded by the coding sequence ATGGTGCGCTTGATCATTCTGCGCTTACTAGAAAGCTTCTTCCGCCGGCCTTTGCTGAGTGTTGCACCTTTTGTGATCGGGGTGCTATTAGGTGCCGGCTACATCTTACTCTCTCCACCAGAATTTTTGTCGAGTGGCAAGATTTATATTGAAAAAGATAGTCTCCTTGCGTCGCTCACCTCATCCAAAAGCGACGCTTCATGGTGGGTAACGCCGGCCCAAGCAACGACGAACGAACTGTATGAGTTACTCGCTACCAACGCTTTTGTGCGGGCGGCGATTCAGCAAACCAAACTCGAACCGTACATGTCCGGTGGGCCAGATGTCGTCTGGGAAACGTTTACCTTCTTCCGTGACACGATTAGCATTAACCCATTAGGCGATAAACTGGTTGAAATTCGCGCCACGACCGACGATCCTGAACTATCATATCAGATGGTCGTAGCGACGATGGATACCTACTTGAAATGGAAGTTGAACACCGATTTTCAAGAGAGTGTCGCGGCCCAAAAGTTTTTTGAAGATCTGATCGCTCCGTATCAAGCCGACGTTGATCAGGCTCGTCAGGCATTAATCGACTTTCTCAGTGCTAATCCCGAACCGGTACGCGGCGATCGCCCGCCCGGTGAGCAGTTTCAACTCGACCAATTACGGGCAGCACTGGCCCGCGCCGAAGAACGTCTGAGCACGGCCCAAGAGAACGAAGAGAGCGCACGCTTGGCGTTGGTCAAGAACGAGAGCTTGATCCGGCAGACATACCAGATCGTTGACCAGCCCGAAATCCCGCTCAGAGCCGAATTCTCGATCACGACGTTCGTCAAGAATATGATCATTTTTGTCGTGATTGGTTTATTCCTTTCAGTGAGTTTGATCGGTGGCGGTGCTCTCATCGATCGCAGTCTGCGTTTTCCGATTGACGTGCGTAATAGTCTGAATCTGCCGCTGCTCGCAGTGGTACCGCTGAGTTGGGAACCGCTCACACCGACACCGATTGCAACGATCACAGAGACTGACCAACCGACACTGCAAGCTCAAGTACAGGTGAAATGA